Proteins from a single region of Macaca thibetana thibetana isolate TM-01 chromosome 4, ASM2454274v1, whole genome shotgun sequence:
- the TMEM217 gene encoding transmembrane protein 217 isoform X1, translated as MGGLGVKQQQWCGMTAKMGTVLAGVFTIMAVHMYLIFEHSHLGHGNCSEIALKYESASGIINDFIICWSFKIVLFLSFITILISCFLLYSVYAQIFRGLVIYVAWIFFYETVNVVIQILTNDDFSVTEVRIMRWFGLVSRTIMHCFWMFFVITYAHITYKNQSQGNIISYKRRISTAEALHSRNKRLSVLGGLSGSYLESQRFGRQRRCSGKTSIK; from the exons GAGGTCTCGGCGTGAAACAGCAGCAGTGGTGTGGGATGACTGCCAAAATGGGCACCGTGTTGGCAGGGGTCTTCACCATCATGGCCGTACACATGTATCTCATCTTTGAACATAGTCACCTAGGGCATGGCAATTGCAGTGAGATCGCACTAAAGTACGAGAGTGCAAGTGGCATCATAAATGACTTCATCATCTGCTGGAGTTTTAAAATcgtcctcttcctctctttcatcaccatcctcatcaGCTGCTTCCTCCTGTACTCAGTGTATGCCCAGATCTTCAGGGGCCTGGTCATCTACGTTGCCtggatttttttctatgaaaCCGTAAACGTCGTAATACAAATCCTCACCAATGACGACTTCAGCGTTACAGAGGTCAGAATCATGCGCTGGTTTGGCTTGGTGTCTCGTACCATCATGCACTGTTTCTGGATGTTCTTTGTCATCACCTATGCCCACATAACCTACAAAAACCAGAGCCAGGGCAATATAATTTCCTACAAGAGACGAATTTCTACAGCGGAGGCTCTCCACAGCAGAAATAAAAGATTATCAGTTTTGggtgggctcagtggctcatacctggaatcccagcgctttggaaggcagag GAGGTGCTCTGGTAAAACAAGTATAAAATGA
- the TMEM217B gene encoding putative transmembrane protein 217B: MNVRMLSLMVGIFSVLNSIQFFIFDVNHMTHIGYEAKFHIYMDSKSELVTWILSNRANISTGLSFTTIIISCFLLYSIHKNIYMGLLIYAMWIITYECIKFSIVLVLNRIIEDSFKELSYFHLVFQISHMLLHFFCLPVIVKHAYNLYKESQTVSRKRRHMLSSTTAVNS; the protein is encoded by the coding sequence ATGAACGTCAGGATGTTGTCCCTCATGGTGGGCATCTTCTCTGTCCTCAATAGCATCCAGTTCTTCATCTTTGACGTGAACCACATGACACACATTGGCTATGAGGCCAAGTTCCACATCTACATGGACTCAAAGTCAGAGCTAGTCACTTGGATCCTGTCCAACAGGGCTAACATCAGCACTGGCCTCTccttcaccaccatcatcatcagctGCTTCCTCCTTTATAGTATCCACAAGAATATCTACATGGGGCTGCTGATCTATGCCATGTGGATCATCACTTACGAGTGCATCAAATTCTCCATAGTCCTGGTCCTCAACAGGATCATTGAAGATTCCTTCAAGGAGCTGAGTTACTTCCACTTGGTCTTCCAGATCTCGCACATGCTCCTGCACTTTTTCTGTCTGCCCGTCATCGTCAAGCATGCATACAACCTTTACAAGGAATCCCAGACTGTGAGCAGGAAACGCCGCCACATGCTCTCCTCCACCACTGCAGTGAACTCATGA
- the TMEM217 gene encoding transmembrane protein 217 isoform X2: protein MGGLGVKQQQWCGMTAKMGTVLAGVFTIMAVHMYLIFEHSHLGHGNCSEIALKYESASGIINDFIICWSFKIVLFLSFITILISCFLLYSVYAQIFRGLVIYVAWIFFYETVNVVIQILTNDDFSVTEEVLW from the exons GAGGTCTCGGCGTGAAACAGCAGCAGTGGTGTGGGATGACTGCCAAAATGGGCACCGTGTTGGCAGGGGTCTTCACCATCATGGCCGTACACATGTATCTCATCTTTGAACATAGTCACCTAGGGCATGGCAATTGCAGTGAGATCGCACTAAAGTACGAGAGTGCAAGTGGCATCATAAATGACTTCATCATCTGCTGGAGTTTTAAAATcgtcctcttcctctctttcatcaccatcctcatcaGCTGCTTCCTCCTGTACTCAGTGTATGCCCAGATCTTCAGGGGCCTGGTCATCTACGTTGCCtggatttttttctatgaaaCCGTAAACGTCGTAATACAAATCCTCACCAATGACGACTTCAGCGTTACAGAG GAGGTGCTCTGGTAA